A part of Heliangelus exortis chromosome 3, bHelExo1.hap1, whole genome shotgun sequence genomic DNA contains:
- the AGBL5 gene encoding cytosolic carboxypeptidase-like protein 5 isoform X1, whose protein sequence is MGGRVAGARRPMGGEIGVAGRRWGRSGAGRCGLPTAMEVRCGGLLFSSRFDSGNLGRVEVVQPPGGAGARGAALPPADYEFNVWTRPDCAQTEYENGNRSWFYFSVQGGAPGKLIKLHIVNMNKQSRLYSQGMAPFVRTLPVRPRWERIRERPCFEMVETQFVLSFVHRFLEHHGATTYFAFCYPFSYTDCQEMLAQLDRRFQDCQHMSPSSPLDSVYYHRELLCHSLDKLRVDLVTVTSCHGMLEKREPRLDKLFPDTSTPRPRRFTGKRVFFLSSRVHPGETPSSFVFNGFLDFILREEDPRAQMLRRMFVFKLVPMLNPDGVVRGHYRTDSRGVNLNRQYLSPDAELHPAVFGAKAVLLYHHVHSRVLPGAPDWRTFVSPLSPSSLSTKSSNPPARGSLPALSQLEKTNNLRNAWRPGTAPGPPRDLPSPAAPTPPLGKDPGLWILPSSHSPEPCQKQEEEEEEEEGRGLPAAPLPESIPPQDSGLAYYVDLHGHASKRGCFMYGNSFSDENDQVENMLFPKLISLNSPHFDFMSCNFSEKNMYARDRRDGQSKEGSGRVAIYKALGIIHSYTLECNYNTGRAVNSIPVACHDQGRASPPPAPTLPARYTVELFEQVGRAVAVAALDMAECNPWPRIVLSEHSSLGNLRAWMLRHLRGTRGAGGGPRRRGGARTPPRSSTGLPASASENALCRSRSFSTGGSSQDPPRVGAPPSTAAGCGRPPGPGGESRSPGGGRGIPPAGSRAAPSTGTGHGAWEARRGAGEPAAAHGTAPLQGSARSPPDGCRASRDPSCTPSAQPPAAPRPAPPGSSSAPALSPDRTGDPRHPHTQPAAAPSPAGPGGAGPTQPPALAPAPAPSLRGSPHRGSARPVAPPGGAAGEVFNSHGLVWNHRVGVQVCSEGARPRTGTGTGTGWAPGRH, encoded by the exons ATGGGCGGGCGCGTTGCTGGGGCGCGTCGGCCAATGGGCGGCGAGATTGGTGTCGCCGGGCGCCGGTGGGGCCGGAGCGGTGCGGGGCGATGCGGGCTCCCCACCGCCATGGAGGTGCGGTGCGGGGGGTTGCTCTTCAGCTCCCGCTTCGACTCCGGAAACCTGGGCCGGGTGGAGGTGGTGCAGCcgccgggcggggcgggggcccGGGGGGCGGCTCTGCCCCCCGCTGACTACGAGTTCAACGTCTGGACACGGCCCGACTGCGCCCAGACCGAGTATGAGAACGGCAACAG GTCCTGGTTCTACTTCAGCGTGCAGGGAGGTGCCCCGGGGAAGCTGATCAAGCTGCACATCGTCAACATGAACAAGCAGAGCCGGCTGTACTCCCAGGGCATGGCCCCCTTCGTACGGACCCTGCCCGTGCGGCCACGCTGGGAGCGCATCCGAGAGCGGCCCTGCTTcgag ATGGTGGAGACACAGTTTGTTCTGTCCTTCGTCCATCGCTTCCTGGAGCACCACGGGGCCACCACGTACTTTGCCTTCTGCTACCCCTTCTCCTACACCGACTGCCAGGAGATGCTGGCGCAGCTGGACAGACGCTTCCAGGACTGCCAGCACATGTCTCCCAGCAG CCCCCTCGACTCGGTCTATTACCACCGGGAGTTGCTGTGCCACTCCCTGGACAAGCTGCGGGTGGACCTGGTGACTGTCACCTCCTGCCATGGCATGCTGGAGAAGCGGGAGCCCCGCCTGGACAAGCTCTTCCCAGACACCAGCACCCCCCGGCCACGCCGATTCACCGGGAAGAGG GTGTTCTTCTTGAGCAGCAGGGTCCACCCAGGAGAAACACCTTCCAGCTTTGTCTTCAACGGGTTCCTGGACTTCATCCTGCGGGAGGAGGATCCCCGTGCCCAGATGCTGCGACGGATGTTTGTCTTCAAGCTCGTCCCCATGCTGAACCCCGACGGGGTGGTGCGGGGCCACTACCG GACGGACTCCCGGGGGGTGAACCTGAACCGTCAGTACCTGAGCCCCGATGCGGAGCTGCACCCCGCAGTGTTTGGGGCCAAGGCCGTCCTGCTCTACCACCACGTCCACAGCCGTGTCCTGCCCGGTGCTCCCGACTGGAGGACGTTCGTCTCCCCgctgagccccagctccctcagcacaaagtcctccaacccccctgcccgGGGCAGCCTCCCcgccctctcccagctggagaaAACCAACAACCTCCGCAACGCCTGGCGCCCCGGCACTGCCCCCGGCCCCCCCCGGGACCTCCCGAGCCCCGCAGCGCCCACCCCCCCTCTGGGCAAGGACCCGGGGCTCTGGATCCTGCCCTCCAGCCACTCTCCAGAGCCCTgccagaagcaggaggaggaggaggaagaggaggagggcagggggcTGCCGGCAGCCCCCCTCCCCGAGAGCATCCCTCCCCAGGACAGTGGGCTGGCCTACTACGTGGACCTGCACGGCCATGCCTCCAAACGGGGCTGCTTCATGTATGGCAACAGCTTCAGTGATGAGAACGATCag GTGGAGAACATGCTGTTCCCCAAGCTCATCTCCTTGAACTCCCCTCACTTTGACTTCATGAGCTGTAACTTCTCAGAGAAGAACATGTACGCCCGGGACCGGCGGGACGGGCAGTCCAAGGAGGGCAGCGGACGAGTGGCCATCTACAAAGCCCTGGGCATCATCCACAG CTACACCCTGGAGTGCAACTACAACACGGGGCGGGCGGTCAACAGCATCCCTGTGGCCTGCCACGACCAGGGCCGGGCCAGCCCCCCGCCCGCGCCCACCCTGCCCGCCCGGTACACCGTGGAGCTCTTCGAGCAG GTGGGCAGAGCGGTGGCGGTGGCTGCGCTGGACATGGCCGAGTGCAACCCCTGGCCCCGGATCGTCCTCTCGGAGCACAGCTCCCTCGGGAACCTGCGCGCCTGGATGCTGCGGCACCTGCGGGGGACCAGGGGCGCGGGCGGGGGCCCGCGGCGGAGAGGAGGTGCCAGGACCCCCCCCAGGAGCTCCAC GGGGCTGCCGGCCTCGGCCTCCGAGAACGCCCTGTGCCGCTCCAGGAGCTTCAGCACCGGCGGGAGCAGCCAGGACCCACCGCGGGTCGGAGCCCCCCCCAGCACCGCCGCCGGCTGCGGCCGCCCCCCGGGCCCGGGGGGGGAGAGCCGGAGCCCCGGGGGGGGCAGAG GGATCCCCCCGGCGGGTTCCCGGGCGGCACCGAGCACCGGTACCGGCCACGGAGCGTGGGAGGCCCGGCGCGGCGCGGGAGAGCCGGCGGCTGCCCACGGCACAGCCCCGCTGCAG ggCTCTGCCAGGAGCCCCCCAGATGGGTGCCGAGCATCGAGGGAcccctcctgcacccccag TGCTCAGCCGCCGGCCGCCCCTCGCCCCGCTCCTCCcggcagctcctctgctcctgcgCTGAGCCCTGACCGCACCGGGGACCCCCGGCACCCCCACACCCAACCTGCTGCAGCGCCCAGCCCGGCAGGGCCGGGAGGGGCCGGACCCACTCAGCCACCGGCACtggcaccggcaccggcaccaTCCCTGCGGGGCAGCCCACATCGTGGCAGTGCCCGCCCCGTGGCACCTCCCGGCGGGGCGGCGGGAGAGGTTTTTAATTCACACGGTTTAGTCTGGAATCATCGTGTTGGTGTTCAAGTTTGTTCAGAAGGAGCGCGGCCTCGGACCGGCACCGGAACCGGAACCGGGTGGGCCCCAGGGAGGCATTAG
- the AGBL5 gene encoding cytosolic carboxypeptidase-like protein 5 isoform X2, whose product MGGRVAGARRPMGGEIGVAGRRWGRSGAGRCGLPTAMEVRCGGLLFSSRFDSGNLGRVEVVQPPGGAGARGAALPPADYEFNVWTRPDCAQTEYENGNRSWFYFSVQGGAPGKLIKLHIVNMNKQSRLYSQGMAPFVRTLPVRPRWERIRERPCFEMVETQFVLSFVHRFLEHHGATTYFAFCYPFSYTDCQEMLAQLDRRFQDCQHMSPSSPLDSVYYHRELLCHSLDKLRVDLVTVTSCHGMLEKREPRLDKLFPDTSTPRPRRFTGKRVFFLSSRVHPGETPSSFVFNGFLDFILREEDPRAQMLRRMFVFKLVPMLNPDGVVRGHYRTDSRGVNLNRQYLSPDAELHPAVFGAKAVLLYHHVHSRVLPGAPDWRTFVSPLSPSSLSTKSSNPPARGSLPALSQLEKTNNLRNAWRPGTAPGPPRDLPSPAAPTPPLGKDPGLWILPSSHSPEPCQKQEEEEEEEEGRGLPAAPLPESIPPQDSGLAYYVDLHGHASKRGCFMYGNSFSDENDQVENMLFPKLISLNSPHFDFMSCNFSEKNMYARDRRDGQSKEGSGRVAIYKALGIIHSYTLECNYNTGRAVNSIPVACHDQGRASPPPAPTLPARYTVELFEQVGRAVAVAALDMAECNPWPRIVLSEHSSLGNLRAWMLRHLRGTRGAGGGPRRRGGARTPPRSSTGLPASASENALCRSRSFSTGGSSQDPPRVGAPPSTAAGCGRPPGPGGESRSPGGGRGIPPAGSRAAPSTGTGHGAWEARRGAGEPAAAHGTAPLQALPKKPEIRRAPEQLGALPGAPQMGAEHRGTPPAPPVLSRRPPLAPLLPAAPLLLR is encoded by the exons ATGGGCGGGCGCGTTGCTGGGGCGCGTCGGCCAATGGGCGGCGAGATTGGTGTCGCCGGGCGCCGGTGGGGCCGGAGCGGTGCGGGGCGATGCGGGCTCCCCACCGCCATGGAGGTGCGGTGCGGGGGGTTGCTCTTCAGCTCCCGCTTCGACTCCGGAAACCTGGGCCGGGTGGAGGTGGTGCAGCcgccgggcggggcgggggcccGGGGGGCGGCTCTGCCCCCCGCTGACTACGAGTTCAACGTCTGGACACGGCCCGACTGCGCCCAGACCGAGTATGAGAACGGCAACAG GTCCTGGTTCTACTTCAGCGTGCAGGGAGGTGCCCCGGGGAAGCTGATCAAGCTGCACATCGTCAACATGAACAAGCAGAGCCGGCTGTACTCCCAGGGCATGGCCCCCTTCGTACGGACCCTGCCCGTGCGGCCACGCTGGGAGCGCATCCGAGAGCGGCCCTGCTTcgag ATGGTGGAGACACAGTTTGTTCTGTCCTTCGTCCATCGCTTCCTGGAGCACCACGGGGCCACCACGTACTTTGCCTTCTGCTACCCCTTCTCCTACACCGACTGCCAGGAGATGCTGGCGCAGCTGGACAGACGCTTCCAGGACTGCCAGCACATGTCTCCCAGCAG CCCCCTCGACTCGGTCTATTACCACCGGGAGTTGCTGTGCCACTCCCTGGACAAGCTGCGGGTGGACCTGGTGACTGTCACCTCCTGCCATGGCATGCTGGAGAAGCGGGAGCCCCGCCTGGACAAGCTCTTCCCAGACACCAGCACCCCCCGGCCACGCCGATTCACCGGGAAGAGG GTGTTCTTCTTGAGCAGCAGGGTCCACCCAGGAGAAACACCTTCCAGCTTTGTCTTCAACGGGTTCCTGGACTTCATCCTGCGGGAGGAGGATCCCCGTGCCCAGATGCTGCGACGGATGTTTGTCTTCAAGCTCGTCCCCATGCTGAACCCCGACGGGGTGGTGCGGGGCCACTACCG GACGGACTCCCGGGGGGTGAACCTGAACCGTCAGTACCTGAGCCCCGATGCGGAGCTGCACCCCGCAGTGTTTGGGGCCAAGGCCGTCCTGCTCTACCACCACGTCCACAGCCGTGTCCTGCCCGGTGCTCCCGACTGGAGGACGTTCGTCTCCCCgctgagccccagctccctcagcacaaagtcctccaacccccctgcccgGGGCAGCCTCCCcgccctctcccagctggagaaAACCAACAACCTCCGCAACGCCTGGCGCCCCGGCACTGCCCCCGGCCCCCCCCGGGACCTCCCGAGCCCCGCAGCGCCCACCCCCCCTCTGGGCAAGGACCCGGGGCTCTGGATCCTGCCCTCCAGCCACTCTCCAGAGCCCTgccagaagcaggaggaggaggaggaagaggaggagggcagggggcTGCCGGCAGCCCCCCTCCCCGAGAGCATCCCTCCCCAGGACAGTGGGCTGGCCTACTACGTGGACCTGCACGGCCATGCCTCCAAACGGGGCTGCTTCATGTATGGCAACAGCTTCAGTGATGAGAACGATCag GTGGAGAACATGCTGTTCCCCAAGCTCATCTCCTTGAACTCCCCTCACTTTGACTTCATGAGCTGTAACTTCTCAGAGAAGAACATGTACGCCCGGGACCGGCGGGACGGGCAGTCCAAGGAGGGCAGCGGACGAGTGGCCATCTACAAAGCCCTGGGCATCATCCACAG CTACACCCTGGAGTGCAACTACAACACGGGGCGGGCGGTCAACAGCATCCCTGTGGCCTGCCACGACCAGGGCCGGGCCAGCCCCCCGCCCGCGCCCACCCTGCCCGCCCGGTACACCGTGGAGCTCTTCGAGCAG GTGGGCAGAGCGGTGGCGGTGGCTGCGCTGGACATGGCCGAGTGCAACCCCTGGCCCCGGATCGTCCTCTCGGAGCACAGCTCCCTCGGGAACCTGCGCGCCTGGATGCTGCGGCACCTGCGGGGGACCAGGGGCGCGGGCGGGGGCCCGCGGCGGAGAGGAGGTGCCAGGACCCCCCCCAGGAGCTCCAC GGGGCTGCCGGCCTCGGCCTCCGAGAACGCCCTGTGCCGCTCCAGGAGCTTCAGCACCGGCGGGAGCAGCCAGGACCCACCGCGGGTCGGAGCCCCCCCCAGCACCGCCGCCGGCTGCGGCCGCCCCCCGGGCCCGGGGGGGGAGAGCCGGAGCCCCGGGGGGGGCAGAG GGATCCCCCCGGCGGGTTCCCGGGCGGCACCGAGCACCGGTACCGGCCACGGAGCGTGGGAGGCCCGGCGCGGCGCGGGAGAGCCGGCGGCTGCCCACGGCACAGCCCCGCTGCAG gcaCTCCCAAAGAAGCCGGAGATCAGGAGAGCCCCGGAGCAGCTTGG ggCTCTGCCAGGAGCCCCCCAGATGGGTGCCGAGCATCGAGGGAcccctcctgcacccccag TGCTCAGCCGCCGGCCGCCCCTCGCCCCGCTCCTCCcggcagctcctctgctcctgcgCTGA
- the AGBL5 gene encoding cytosolic carboxypeptidase-like protein 5 isoform X3, translating to MGGRVAGARRPMGGEIGVAGRRWGRSGAGRCGLPTAMEVRCGGLLFSSRFDSGNLGRVEVVQPPGGAGARGAALPPADYEFNVWTRPDCAQTEYENGNRSWFYFSVQGGAPGKLIKLHIVNMNKQSRLYSQGMAPFVRTLPVRPRWERIRERPCFEMVETQFVLSFVHRFLEHHGATTYFAFCYPFSYTDCQEMLAQLDRRFQDCQHMSPSSPLDSVYYHRELLCHSLDKLRVDLVTVTSCHGMLEKREPRLDKLFPDTSTPRPRRFTGKRVFFLSSRVHPGETPSSFVFNGFLDFILREEDPRAQMLRRMFVFKLVPMLNPDGVVRGHYRTDSRGVNLNRQYLSPDAELHPAVFGAKAVLLYHHVHSRVLPGAPDWRTFVSPLSPSSLSTKSSNPPARGSLPALSQLEKTNNLRNAWRPGTAPGPPRDLPSPAAPTPPLGKDPGLWILPSSHSPEPCQKQEEEEEEEEGRGLPAAPLPESIPPQDSGLAYYVDLHGHASKRGCFMYGNSFSDENDQVENMLFPKLISLNSPHFDFMSCNFSEKNMYARDRRDGQSKEGSGRVAIYKALGIIHSYTLECNYNTGRAVNSIPVACHDQGRASPPPAPTLPARYTVELFEQVGRAVAVAALDMAECNPWPRIVLSEHSSLGNLRAWMLRHLRGTRGAGGGPRRRGGARTPPRSSTGLPASASENALCRSRSFSTGGSSQDPPRVGAPPSTAAGCGRPPGPGGESRSPGGGRGIPPAGSRAAPSTGTGHGAWEARRGAGEPAAAHGTAPLQALPKKPEIRRAPEQRALPGAPQMGAEHRGTPPAPPVLSRRPPLAPLLPAAPLLLR from the exons ATGGGCGGGCGCGTTGCTGGGGCGCGTCGGCCAATGGGCGGCGAGATTGGTGTCGCCGGGCGCCGGTGGGGCCGGAGCGGTGCGGGGCGATGCGGGCTCCCCACCGCCATGGAGGTGCGGTGCGGGGGGTTGCTCTTCAGCTCCCGCTTCGACTCCGGAAACCTGGGCCGGGTGGAGGTGGTGCAGCcgccgggcggggcgggggcccGGGGGGCGGCTCTGCCCCCCGCTGACTACGAGTTCAACGTCTGGACACGGCCCGACTGCGCCCAGACCGAGTATGAGAACGGCAACAG GTCCTGGTTCTACTTCAGCGTGCAGGGAGGTGCCCCGGGGAAGCTGATCAAGCTGCACATCGTCAACATGAACAAGCAGAGCCGGCTGTACTCCCAGGGCATGGCCCCCTTCGTACGGACCCTGCCCGTGCGGCCACGCTGGGAGCGCATCCGAGAGCGGCCCTGCTTcgag ATGGTGGAGACACAGTTTGTTCTGTCCTTCGTCCATCGCTTCCTGGAGCACCACGGGGCCACCACGTACTTTGCCTTCTGCTACCCCTTCTCCTACACCGACTGCCAGGAGATGCTGGCGCAGCTGGACAGACGCTTCCAGGACTGCCAGCACATGTCTCCCAGCAG CCCCCTCGACTCGGTCTATTACCACCGGGAGTTGCTGTGCCACTCCCTGGACAAGCTGCGGGTGGACCTGGTGACTGTCACCTCCTGCCATGGCATGCTGGAGAAGCGGGAGCCCCGCCTGGACAAGCTCTTCCCAGACACCAGCACCCCCCGGCCACGCCGATTCACCGGGAAGAGG GTGTTCTTCTTGAGCAGCAGGGTCCACCCAGGAGAAACACCTTCCAGCTTTGTCTTCAACGGGTTCCTGGACTTCATCCTGCGGGAGGAGGATCCCCGTGCCCAGATGCTGCGACGGATGTTTGTCTTCAAGCTCGTCCCCATGCTGAACCCCGACGGGGTGGTGCGGGGCCACTACCG GACGGACTCCCGGGGGGTGAACCTGAACCGTCAGTACCTGAGCCCCGATGCGGAGCTGCACCCCGCAGTGTTTGGGGCCAAGGCCGTCCTGCTCTACCACCACGTCCACAGCCGTGTCCTGCCCGGTGCTCCCGACTGGAGGACGTTCGTCTCCCCgctgagccccagctccctcagcacaaagtcctccaacccccctgcccgGGGCAGCCTCCCcgccctctcccagctggagaaAACCAACAACCTCCGCAACGCCTGGCGCCCCGGCACTGCCCCCGGCCCCCCCCGGGACCTCCCGAGCCCCGCAGCGCCCACCCCCCCTCTGGGCAAGGACCCGGGGCTCTGGATCCTGCCCTCCAGCCACTCTCCAGAGCCCTgccagaagcaggaggaggaggaggaagaggaggagggcagggggcTGCCGGCAGCCCCCCTCCCCGAGAGCATCCCTCCCCAGGACAGTGGGCTGGCCTACTACGTGGACCTGCACGGCCATGCCTCCAAACGGGGCTGCTTCATGTATGGCAACAGCTTCAGTGATGAGAACGATCag GTGGAGAACATGCTGTTCCCCAAGCTCATCTCCTTGAACTCCCCTCACTTTGACTTCATGAGCTGTAACTTCTCAGAGAAGAACATGTACGCCCGGGACCGGCGGGACGGGCAGTCCAAGGAGGGCAGCGGACGAGTGGCCATCTACAAAGCCCTGGGCATCATCCACAG CTACACCCTGGAGTGCAACTACAACACGGGGCGGGCGGTCAACAGCATCCCTGTGGCCTGCCACGACCAGGGCCGGGCCAGCCCCCCGCCCGCGCCCACCCTGCCCGCCCGGTACACCGTGGAGCTCTTCGAGCAG GTGGGCAGAGCGGTGGCGGTGGCTGCGCTGGACATGGCCGAGTGCAACCCCTGGCCCCGGATCGTCCTCTCGGAGCACAGCTCCCTCGGGAACCTGCGCGCCTGGATGCTGCGGCACCTGCGGGGGACCAGGGGCGCGGGCGGGGGCCCGCGGCGGAGAGGAGGTGCCAGGACCCCCCCCAGGAGCTCCAC GGGGCTGCCGGCCTCGGCCTCCGAGAACGCCCTGTGCCGCTCCAGGAGCTTCAGCACCGGCGGGAGCAGCCAGGACCCACCGCGGGTCGGAGCCCCCCCCAGCACCGCCGCCGGCTGCGGCCGCCCCCCGGGCCCGGGGGGGGAGAGCCGGAGCCCCGGGGGGGGCAGAG GGATCCCCCCGGCGGGTTCCCGGGCGGCACCGAGCACCGGTACCGGCCACGGAGCGTGGGAGGCCCGGCGCGGCGCGGGAGAGCCGGCGGCTGCCCACGGCACAGCCCCGCTGCAG gcaCTCCCAAAGAAGCCGGAGATCAGGAGAGCCCCGGAGCAG agggCTCTGCCAGGAGCCCCCCAGATGGGTGCCGAGCATCGAGGGAcccctcctgcacccccag TGCTCAGCCGCCGGCCGCCCCTCGCCCCGCTCCTCCcggcagctcctctgctcctgcgCTGA
- the OST4 gene encoding dolichyl-diphosphooligosaccharide--protein glycosyltransferase subunit 4, with translation MITDVQLAIFANMLGVSLFLLVVLYHYVAVNNPKKQE, from the coding sequence ATGATCACGGACGTGCAGCTCGCCATCTTCGCCAACATGCTGGGggtctccctcttcctcctcgtGGTGCTCTACCACTACGTGGCCGTCAACAACCCCAAGAAACAGGAGTGA
- the EMILIN1 gene encoding EMILIN-1, producing MAPWLWPCLLAAQALAANFPPRYSLYTGGAAPLGTGQAASPQGPSAPHGAARAASRHRNWCPYVVTRSVSCVVEDGVESFIKPDYQPCAWGQLQCPRVLAYRSFLRPRYKVSQRTVSELAWRCCPGYSGQDCTEGPAPASPLPTGHPRPRPGRPTLSGFGNPLSGLGGEGGGDAEKLRRLEEQVRRLSEEVEELRAGREPPARVPDGGTDQVTEATEVLSHVQRRLEELENRLPGRDGQGAAATPELERLQEACAVCVTGTEGLRRQAAQDRERMRALENLVGSVDQRNREAVETVQRHISSLSSRLAPGAGAVPDELLRRLAELERRLEGFPAAAGPGPVLARRLAELEGRLNASRAGPWPSEPEGRPGGLPGRLDNLSRAVEGLVAIGDQRGARLAELEELVSRCGQTCPSAPQDGQEGPGGQLGPLLRQLERRLQDTEGQLQALGAGEEGPAATLGGLRGLLGAHGEALGRLEGRLSRLEAGGALAEELEQLRNHTERLEAELGGLGGRPCPCATVSPSELERLRAEVGVCTAACRPPEPGPGPDPETELEPEPPLEGFGVFGGSWPWELRGLRGEVASALVSLGSLNATVQGLQEEVEEQGARQRQLDAITHRIVAELDTAAEQAAEREAEAQERLEGLVQELRAGGCPAGLEPRVAALEGVCRQLEAVAGGLRGVREGLGRHVAGLWDAVRELNSTTADSAARLGKVLEGQRGLRAINASLQELRGELHRGGQRGDPGPPGPAGPRGETGPPGPSGPPGKDGEQGPMGPPGLPGERGLRGEPGSVPRVAFSAALSSQRVEPGTVPFDQVLLNDGGAYDPETGTFTAPVSGRYLVSAVLTGHRAGPLEAVLARSGQGIARLDSAGFQPEGLEKEPGAALPPAPGALGVFTLLLPLAAGETLCVDLVSGRLAHAPDEPLTLFSGALLYEDP from the exons ATGGCCCCCTGGCTCTGGCCCTGCCTGCTGGCCGCCCAGGCCCTGGCCGCCAACTTCCCCCCCAGGTACAGCCTCTACACCGGGGGGGCCGCCCCGCTCGGCACCGGACAGGCCGCGTCCCCCCAGGGCCCCAGCGCTCCCCACGGCGCTGCCCGGGCCGCCAGCCGGCACAG GAACTGGTGTCCCTACGTGGTGACACGCAGTGTGAGCTGTGTGGTGGAGGATGGCGTCGAGAGCTTCATCAAGCCGGATTACCAGCCCTGCGCCTGGGGGCAGCTTCAGTGCCCCCGCGTCCTGGC GTACCGCAGCTTCCTGCGGCCCCGGTACAAGGTGTCCCAGCGCACGGTGTCAGAGCTGGCCTGGCGCTGCTGCCCGGGGTACTCGGGACAGGACTGCACCGAGGGGCCGGCACCGGCCTCCCCCCTGCCCACCGGCCAcccccggccccggcccggccgccCCACGCTCTCCGGCTTCGGCAACCCCCTCAGCGGCCTGGGGGGCGAAG GTGGGGGGGACGCGGAGAAGCTGCGGCGACTGGAGGAGCAGGTTCGGCGGCTGAGcgaggaggtggaggagctgcGGGCCGGGCGGGAGCCCCCGGCCCGGGTGCCGGACGGTGGCACTGACCAAGTGACGGAGGCCACAGAGGTGCTGAGCCACGTCCAGCGGcggctggaggagctggagaaccGGCTGCCGGGACGGGACGGACAAGGGGCAGCCGCCACGCCAGAGCTGGAGCGTCTGCAGGAGGCCTGTGCCGTCTGCGTGACCGGCACGGAGGGGCTGCGGAGACAGGCGGCACAGGACCGGGAGCGCATGCGGGCGCTGGAGAACCTGGTGGGCTCGGTGGACCAGCGCAACCGGGAGGCGGTGGAGACGGTGCAGCGGCACATCAGCAGCTTGAGCAGCCGCCTGGCCCCTGGTGCCGGTGCCGTGCCGGACGAGCTGCTCCGGCGCCTGGCCGAACTGGAGAGGCGGCTGGAAGGGTTTCCCGCGGCGGCGGGCCCGGGGCCGGTGCTGGCCCGGCGGCTGGCCGAGCTGGAGGGGCGGCTGAATGCCTCGCGGGCCGGGCCCTGGCCCTCCGAGCCCGAGGGGCGGCCGGGGGGGCTGCCGGGGCGCCTGGACAACCTGAGCCGGGCGGTGGAGGGGCTGGTGGCCATCGGGGACCAGCGCGGCGCCCGCCTGGCcgagctggaggagctggtgtCCCGCTGTGGCCAGAcctgcccctcagcccctcaggaCGGGCAGGAGGGGCCGGGGGGGCAGCTCGGCCCCCTCCTCCGGCAGCTGGAGCGGCGGCTGCAGGACACCgaggggcagctgcaggcactgggagcCGGCGAAGAGGGGCCGGCCGCGACCctgggggggctgcggggcttGCTAGGGGCTcatggggaggctctggggaggctGGAGGGGCGGCTGAGCCGGctggaggctggaggagctctggcagaggagctggagcagctccgCAACCACACGGAACggctggaggctgagctggggggtCTGGGCGGCCGCCCCTGCCCCTGTGCCACCGTGTCCCCCTCAGAGCTGGAGCGGCTGCGGGCAGAGGTGGGGGTGTGCACGGCCGCCTGCCGCCCTCCggagccggggccggggccggaTCCAGAGACGGAGCTGGAGCCGGAGCCGCCgctggaggggtttggggtgttCGGGGGCAGCTGGCCCTGGGAGTTGCGGGGTCTGCGGGGCGAGGTGGCGTCCGCCCTGGTATCGCTGGGGAGTCTGAACGCCACggtgcaggggctgcaggaggaggtggaggagcagggggcCCGGCAGCGCCAGCTGGACGCCATCACCCACCGCATCGTGGCCGAGCTGGACACGGCGGCGGAGCAGGCGGCGGAGCGGGAGGCAGAGGCCCAGGAGCGGCTGGAGGggctggtgcaggagctgcgggcggggggctgcccggcgggGCTGGAGCCGCGGGTGGCGGCCCTGGAGGGGGTCTGTCGGCAGCTGGAGGCTGTggccggggggctgcggggggtCCGCGAGGGGCTGGGCCGGCACGTGGCCGGGCTGTGGGACGCCGTGCGGGAGCTGAACTCGACGACCGCCGACAGCGCTGCCCGCCTGGGGAAGGTGCTGGAAGGGCAGCGGGGGCTCCGCGCCATCAACGccagcctgcaggagctgcGGGGGGAGCTGCACCGCGGGGGACAGCGGGGGGACCCTG GcccccctggccctgctggcccCAGAGGTGAGACAGGTCCCCCCGGCCCCTCTGGGCCCCCCGGCAAGGACGGAGAACAAGGCCCCATGGGCCCCCCTG GGCTGCCAGGAGAGAGAG GCCTGCGGGGGGAGCCGGGCTCCGTGCCCCGTGTCGCCTTCTCGGCCGCCCTGAGCTCACAACGCGTGGAACCAGGGACAGTCCCCTTCGACCAGGTCCTGCTCAACGACGGGGGAGCCTACGACCCTGAGACGG GCACGTTCACGGCGCCGGTGTCCGGACGGTACTTGGTGAGCGCGGTGCTGACTGGGCACCGGGCCGGGCCGCTGGAGGCGGTGTTGGCCCGCTCGGGCCAGGGCATTGCCCGCCTGGACTCGGCCGGGTTCCAGCCCGAGGGACTGGAGAAGGAGCCGGGAGCCGCACTGCCCCCCGCCCCCGGCGCCCTGGGTGTCTTCACCCTCCTGCTGCCGCTGGCGGCCGGCGAGACCCTCTGCGTGGACCTGGTGTCGGGGCGCCTGGCGCACGCCCCGGATGAGCCCCTCACCCTCTTCAGCGGGGCCCTGCTCTATGAGGACCCCTAG